Within the Streptomyces sp. NBC_00554 genome, the region ATCAGGATCGGTGGGCGGGGTTGCCGTACGGTCCTGGGGGAGTTGAGGGTGCGCTCGAGTCGGTAGTAGCGGCCATCGAAGGGCTTCTCGTCGTCGCTCCACATCTGCAGGCAGATCCGAAGCGTCTCCTCGAGTCGCTCGAACCGCTCCGACACCGGAGGGAACGGCAGGCCGAGTCCGCGCGCCTCGGCGATGTTGAAGCCGGCTCCGACGCCGATACCCAGTGCGGCGCGGCCCTCGGATAGGACGTCGAGCGTGGTGATCATCTTGGCCAGCAGCCCGGGTTCGCGGTAGCCGACCGAGGTCACCAGGGCGAGAAGCTCCGCGCGTTCGGTGGACGCCGCCAGGTAGCCCAGTGTGGTGTACGCCTCCAGCATCTCCTGCTCGGAGGCGCCGACGATCCCGATCTGGAAGAGGTGATCCATGACGGCGATGCGTGTGAAGCCGTACTCCTCCGCGGTGCGGGCGAGACGGCCCACGTGACGTGCGATGCCTGTCGGGCCCCCGGGCTGGGTGAAATCCGCGATGGCGATGCCGAGGTTCATGCCGGCCTTCCGTCGTGCGAACCGCTGGATCGATCGCCATCGAGTATGCCTGGGTCACTATGTGCTTTGTCAAGCAATAAAAAGGGTGCGGGAGAGGTGAGAGCGAGTGCTGCAGGTGCCGCCGCCTCTGTGCGCGATGTGGCCTGCTGTGCAGTCAGACGACCGATGACGTGACGTTCCCTCCGCGGCGACGCTGGGTCCTCAACCGGACCGCTGACTCCGGGAGGAATCATCGTGATCAACCGACACCGCCCTCTGCTTGCGCACTGGGATTGGCAGATGCGAGCGCTCTGCCGCGGCATGGACAGTGCCCTCTTCTTCTCGCCGCACGCCGAACGCGGTATTGAGAAGCAGGCGCGGGAGGAGAAGGCCCGGGAAATCTGCAGGCGCTGCAGCGTGATCGAAGCTTGCGCGTGGACCGCGTTGAGCAGTCGTGAACCGTACGGAGTCTGGGGCGGCTTGTCCGAGAACGAGCGCCGCACGCTTCAACAAGCCCCAGGCCGTGGCCCCGTGACGGAAAAGGCGCCCGGTCGGTCCCGCTCGGGCGGCGACCGGCCGCAGTCGCTTCGCACCCTTCCGCGCGCGCCGCTCCCCGGACGAAGCGAAGGTCGCCGAGATGCCGTGGACGATGCTGAACAGGTCGAAGGCCGTGGCGAGTGAGACCACGGCGATGTCCGGTTGCGGAGGGAAGTCATGGACCCTCCGGTACTGGTCGGTCGGCATCGCGAAGTCAGGGTGCCGGCCGAGCTCTTCGAGCGAACGCCGCCCGACAGTGCGGTTCTGCTATGTGCTTGACGGCGCAAATAGTTGTAAAGGTCTGCCGGCAGCCCGCCAGTAACGGCAGGTGACCTGTGTACTGGGTAGGGTTGGCCAGTGGCCAGTGGCCAGTGGCCAGTGGCCAGTGGCCAGTGGCCAGTGGCCAGTGGCCAGTGGCCAGTGGCCAGTGGCCAGTGGCCAGTGGCCAGTGGCCAGTGACCAGTGACCCGAAGCCGAGGCCGCCGCCGAGTTGATGCTCCTCTCCGGAGTTGCTTGACAAGCGGGGGGCAGAAGGAGAGTCTTGTTGCCGACGCAAGCAAATGAATACCTCCGTCCGTGACCGTCGATGGCCGCCCCGGATCCCCCTCGGCGCACCCATCAAGGAGAAGCGACATGACCCCTGAACTAGGCCTGTCCCTGCCCGAGTTCGGCACGCACGTACCGCCTGTCAGCAAGGTGGTGGCGCGGTGAGCGGCAGCGTGGCGATCGTGGTCGGCGCCGGTGGTGCCCTTGGCCGTGCGACCGCCTTGGCCCTTGCCGCCGACGGCTTCACGGTTGTGGCCGTCGACCGCAACGCGCACGCGCTCAAGGAGTTGCCCGACACCATCGGCCGCGAAGTCGGCGACGCAAGCGATCCGGACGTGGCCAGGGCTCTCGTCGACCGGATCGCCGCTGAGGCCGGTCCTCCGGACGTGCTGGTGAACGCCCTGGGTGCGTTCGATCTCTCCGACACGTTCACCACGACGCCCGAAGCGCTGCGCCTCATGGTCGACGTGAACCTGGGTGCGGCCCTGTGGCTGAGCCAGGCGGCCGGGGTCCACATGCGAACGCGTGGGTCCGGAGCCATCGTGCACGTCTCCGCGCGGCCGGGGCTCGAACCGACCGCGGGCATGACGGCCTACGGCGTCAGCAAGGCCGCGCTCGCGCACCTCGTCCGCATCCTCGACCTCGAACTGCGTCCCAGCGGCGTCCGGGTGAACGCGGTAGCCCCGCAGCTGATCGACACCCCCAAGAACCGCGGCTTCCTCAGCGAGGACCAGCTGGCGCACGCGGTTTCCCCGGAAGCGATCGCGAAAGTGATCGCCTTCCTCGTGAGTGATGCCGCCGCACCGATCAGCGGAGCGATTCTGCCGACCTACGGCGGCTGACCCCGGCCACCGCGGCAGGTGCTTACCGCGGCAAGGCGCCGCAAGGAGAAACCCCATGCCAGAGAGCAGTGTTTCCGCCCGGACCGCACCGGCGGCCACCCACGCGGGCCGCGTCGCGGTCGTCACCGGCGCGGCCCGCGGCCTCGGCGCCGCCATCGCCCGTGGGCTGGCG harbors:
- a CDS encoding LLM class F420-dependent oxidoreductase, whose product is MNLGIAIADFTQPGGPTGIARHVGRLARTAEEYGFTRIAVMDHLFQIGIVGASEQEMLEAYTTLGYLAASTERAELLALVTSVGYREPGLLAKMITTLDVLSEGRAALGIGVGAGFNIAEARGLGLPFPPVSERFERLEETLRICLQMWSDDEKPFDGRYYRLERTLNSPRTVRQPRPPILIGGSGERKTLRLVAEYADACNLFHGPDLQHKLDVLRRHCDQAGRDYDEIEKTVLLPLDPGAQGENIPVLLAELRRLDHIGIDHVIGPIRGADQHAALRLLGERLVPEALHI
- a CDS encoding WhiB family transcriptional regulator — translated: MINRHRPLLAHWDWQMRALCRGMDSALFFSPHAERGIEKQAREEKAREICRRCSVIEACAWTALSSREPYGVWGGLSENERRTLQQAPGRGPVTEKAPGRSRSGGDRPQSLRTLPRAPLPGRSEGRRDAVDDAEQVEGRGE
- a CDS encoding SDR family NAD(P)-dependent oxidoreductase, giving the protein MSGSVAIVVGAGGALGRATALALAADGFTVVAVDRNAHALKELPDTIGREVGDASDPDVARALVDRIAAEAGPPDVLVNALGAFDLSDTFTTTPEALRLMVDVNLGAALWLSQAAGVHMRTRGSGAIVHVSARPGLEPTAGMTAYGVSKAALAHLVRILDLELRPSGVRVNAVAPQLIDTPKNRGFLSEDQLAHAVSPEAIAKVIAFLVSDAAAPISGAILPTYGG